The bacterium genomic sequence GAATCTCAAGCTCGCCCACGACGCGCGGATCGGTCGGGTCGGATAGATCGAGCGTGAACAGCGGATCGGTTTGCTCAAACGTCACCAGGAACCCGCGATCGCCCATGAACCGCGCGCTCTGCAACGTTTCGCCCGGGGCGATGCCGTCCACGCTGCCGACCACGTCGAGCGTTTCGAGCTCGCCCTCGGCCAGCACGTACACGCCGTTCGAGAGCGAATCGCCCCAGGAGCCGGTGGTCGTCGCCGCGCGCAGATAGCCGTCCTTCTCGCCCATCGAGAATTGGTTCAGCAGATAGCCGGGGACGATGCCGCTGCCGACGTATTCCGCCTGCGCGCGCTCGTCGCCGATGAGAAACTTGTGGATCTCGGAGCGCTGATCCCAGTCGCCCTCCCAATCCCACGCAAAGTAAGCGTCCGCCGCCGCGGAGACGTACAACGACTCCGTCGACGCATACACCAGCGCGCCGTTGGCGATGAGCGCGATATCCGGCAACTTGTCCGCCGGATTTTCGAGATCGACCGTTACGACTGAGGTCACCGCCGTGCCGAACGGGGACTGCGTGCGGTAGTAGTCCGTACATTCAGAGAGCGCACCCTCGCGCTCACCGTCCGGGCCCGACTCGTAATACTCGGGCAACCAGGTGTCGAGGGGGTAGCCCTCGATTTCGTCCCGGTTCTTCTCCTTGAGATCATCGTACGCGGCGCGCAGCGCGTCTTCGTCGATCTCGCCGTCGTCACCGACGTACGGCGTCGGATCGATCCACGTCTCCAGGTACGGGAACTGCCCCCAGGTGCTTGCGACAAGCCGCATCATGTTCGCGACGCGGCGCGAGCTGATATAGCCGCCCTCCAGGAGCATGGTCCGCATCACTTCGGGCGCCGTCGGATCCTCGGCGTCCACGATCGTCACGACAAGGACCGGGAATGAAATGTCTTGCGTATCGCGCCCTGGCCAGAGGCCGCCGTCGATGTCCTGCCAACTCGCGTCGGAGAACACGACGACGAGATCGCCGTAAAGGAACATCTCGAGCACGCGGCCCGCGATCGCGAGACGCGACAACTCCGTCGTGTCCGGCGCGGGCACGGGATCGAAAATCAAAAGGTTGCCGCCCGCCAGCACGTAGAGCAACTCGCCATCGGTCTTGACGATATCGGCTTCGTCGACGCCCTCTTCCTGCACGTTCGTGTCGGAGTGGTCGTCGTCGTCGTCGGCACTGCCCTCATCGTCGCCGTCCTGCGGCGGTCCATCGTCGTCGTCCGCGGCGTCGTCGCCGCCGTCGTCGTCATCACCGGCGAAGTCGTCGTCGGAAGCGTCGTCGTCGCCGCCGTTCCAGTCATCGTCGTCGTCGTCTCCCCACCAGCCGTCGTCGTCCCACCAGCCGCCGCCGTTCCAGGACTCGAGCGTCCATTCGAGATTTTCGTCGGCGAGACGGTCGTAATACGTGAGCACGACACTCTGGAACCACTCAAGAAGTTCGTCGCAGGTCAGGAAGCGATGCAGTCCGCTTTTCTTTCCGTCCGGGCCGTCGTCGTCGGCCAGCGATCCGCCATCATCGTCGCCGTCGTCCAGGTCGCGCGGATCGTCCGAATGCAGACAACCGCCGGCAAGGAATACCGCGACAACCAACGTGACGAGGATAATCCACTTGCTCATGATCAATCCCTCCAGACAATTCATGGGGCGCACGGCGGTCACACACATTGCCGCCCGCCGGCCGAACATCGGCCGGCCGCGCCGAAAATTCCGCATTTACTGTATCATTGGCCACGTTCCCGGTCCACAGATTTTTGGGGTTCGTCATCCCGATTTTCGTTCGCCGACTCCTGAAACTTCGCCGCCATGCCAAACGGCTGGTCTTCGCGACCGTTCCCACGGCGATCACCCTGGTTGCCGCCACGGCCATGCTCAATCACCTGGAATCCGAGAACCTTATTGAAACCTGGCGACCCGACGATCGCGCCGTCTACACGGGCGCGATTCTGGAGTCACGCGACAACGGGCGCCGGTTAAGGACCGCCAGCGCACCCATGGTGCATCAAGAATTCACCGCCGTACCGGCGTCGGGCGTCACGCGCGTCGTCATGGCGGGCGCCTCGTTCATGATGGGAAGCCCGTATGTCCATCAGGATGGCGGCGTCAATATTCCGAATGTCGGAGGCATTCCCAATTGGCTCGACGCCGAGCTGACCGCACGTTTCCCGTCGCGGCGCTTCGAGGTTATCAACGCCGCCGTCGGTTCGATGAATTCCTTCGCCGTGCGTGCCGTGGTCTGCGAAATGTTGCGCGCGAAGCCGCACATCGTCGTCGTGGCAACGGGAAACAACGAGGGCTATGTCCCAGCCACGCGATTCAACGAGACGCTGCACAAATGGACACTCTATCGGTCGCTCAAACGCGCGTTGAAACCCGGCGTCGCTTTGGATCGACGTTCGTATTTCACCCCGCAGGATCCGGACACCGAACGAATCGCGGCGGGATATCGCGAAAACGTCAAGGAAATGGTCGAACGCTGCGGAAAAGCAGGCGTTCGGCTGGTCTTGTGCACGCTGCCGATTCACCTGACGTACCGAGGCGATCTTGTGACCACGCATGGGTTGCCGACACAGGAACCACTGGGCGATAAACATTACCGGCGGGGGATCAAGCAAGCTCAGGCCGGATTTCACGAGCTCGCGATCGAATCCTTTTCGAAATGTCCCTCTCCGGCGTGGGCGGCCTATCGTATCGGTCGCAGTCTCGGCGCGCTCGGCCGCTTCAAGGAAGCACGTGAATTGTTGAAAGTTTCCGTCGAGCTGAATCCCTCGAACCGGCAGCGGCCGAGCTGCAATGCCTTCGTACGCGAAATCGCGATAGGAACGGACGTAGCACTTGCCGACCTGGAGCGCGCCGCGGAAAAACATTCTCCGAACGGCATCCCCTCGGCGACGCTATTCATGGATTATTGCCACATGACGTGGCGCGGCTATCACTTGATGGCGCTCGAAATTGTCGACGCGATATTGGCGCGAGGCTGGGTGACACCTGGCGACGGCGAGCCGAAAGATTCGCCGGATGTCGACCGCGTCATCGCCACGCGCGGTTGGGATTTCCTTTACAAATTGGAAAAGCCGGTTCCGACGCCCGCGCCACCGGACATCATTCCCGACATTGATCGATAGGCCGGGTTTGGCACCAATCACGCCCCGGGATTTGTTCGTCGATTATTGCCACATGACGTGGAGGGGCTATCGCCTCATGGCGCGCGAAATCGCGGACGTCATTGGCAACGGGACCATGATACCGGCGGGCGGCGGCGAGCCGATAAATGCGGACGCGGTCATCGCTGAACGCGGATGGCAGGCGCTCTACAAGTCCGAATCCGGGTTGTCGCCGCCGGCGCCCGTGACCGATTGAACCGCCGGTTCGTTGGCGCGATAGATTGCGGCCAGCACTTCGGCCACGACCTTGTACAGATCGCGCGGAATGCGCTCGCCCAGATCGAGCTTGGCAAGAAGGTGCGTGAGATCGGGATCGAACCGGATCGGCACGCCGTTCCTGCGCGCGATTTCGAGAATTTTTTCGGCAATCAGACCAAAGCCCTTGGCCGAAACGCGTGGCGCGGGGTCCTTATCGCGATCGTAGGAAAGCGCGACGGCCTGGGTCGGCGGGGTGTCTCTTTGCGTCCGTTCGTTGTCGTCGCGTGTCATGCGTTTACCCCGGCCCGATGGACAAAATGGACACCATGGACCGCATGGAACGAATGAAAGCCGTGGGTTGGAAGAAGCGCGATGGGACGGCGCGCGGCTGAACGCTCGTTATCGCTCGCGGCACTGACATCGCGACAACCCCTTCGTTTGCGATTCCAATCTGCCTTCGCAATTCCCTATTCCCCATTGACTACGCTTTCACGTGCATGCGCCCGAGGCGGCCGTTCATCTTCGCGCTGAGCGTCGCCAGATCCGGAAACGGCTCCTCGTCCGGCGACAGCGCCCGCACGTCCACGCGAACCGGCCGGCCGAGCGGCCGGAGCGCCTCCGGCACGCGCGCCAGCTCGCGTTCGATACGTAAGAGCGCCGCGTCGTCCGCGCGGAGGCTGACC encodes the following:
- a CDS encoding EscU/YscU/HrcU family type III secretion system export apparatus switch protein, with translation MTRDDNERTQRDTPPTQAVALSYDRDKDPAPRVSAKGFGLIAEKILEIARRNGVPIRFDPDLTHLLAKLDLGERIPRDLYKVVAEVLAAIYRANEPAVQSVTGAGGDNPDSDL
- a CDS encoding beta-propeller domain-containing protein: MSKWIILVTLVVAVFLAGGCLHSDDPRDLDDGDDDGGSLADDDGPDGKKSGLHRFLTCDELLEWFQSVVLTYYDRLADENLEWTLESWNGGGWWDDDGWWGDDDDDDWNGGDDDASDDDFAGDDDDGGDDAADDDDGPPQDGDDEGSADDDDDHSDTNVQEEGVDEADIVKTDGELLYVLAGGNLLIFDPVPAPDTTELSRLAIAGRVLEMFLYGDLVVVFSDASWQDIDGGLWPGRDTQDISFPVLVVTIVDAEDPTAPEVMRTMLLEGGYISSRRVANMMRLVASTWGQFPYLETWIDPTPYVGDDGEIDEDALRAAYDDLKEKNRDEIEGYPLDTWLPEYYESGPDGEREGALSECTDYYRTQSPFGTAVTSVVTVDLENPADKLPDIALIANGALVYASTESLYVSAAADAYFAWDWEGDWDQRSEIHKFLIGDERAQAEYVGSGIVPGYLLNQFSMGEKDGYLRAATTTGSWGDSLSNGVYVLAEGELETLDVVGSVDGIAPGETLQSARFMGDRGFLVTFEQTDPLFTLDLSDPTDPRVVGELEIPGFSTYLHPFGDDHLLTIGVGGNNSGQTGGVLLQIFDVTDFANPAQAFTEQIGEGWSVSSEAQYDHKAFLYYPPMDLLAIPITDYAYDDWWGDDDGWWGDDDDWTGDDDEVPPSGKAAPDNDEPYTGVYVYNVTVEDGFEYLGRVDHTDLEPEGGWPWEGFMPSVRRTVIIGEYMYTISNAALVVTRISSFADVATSAFPYEEDDYWWGDDDWEDGGGWDE